In a genomic window of Pelecanus crispus isolate bPelCri1 chromosome 1, bPelCri1.pri, whole genome shotgun sequence:
- the LOC142596641 gene encoding histone H4 gives MSGRGKGGKGLGKGGAKRHRKVLRDNIQGITKPAIRRLARRGGVKRISGLIYEETRGVLKVFLENVIRDAVTYTEHAKRKTVTAMDVVYALKRQGRTLYGFGG, from the coding sequence ATGTCCGGCAGAGGCAAGGGCGGGAAGGGGCTCGGCAAGGGCGGCGCCAAGCGGCACCGCAAGGTGCTGCGCGACAACATCCAGGGCATCACCAAGCCGGCCATCCGGCGCCTGGCTCGGCGCGGCGGCGTGAAGCGCATCTCGGGGCTGATCTACGAGGAGACGCGCGGCGTGCTGAAGGTCTTCCTGGAGAACGTGATCCGCGACGCCGTCACCTACACGGAGCACGCCAAGAGGAAGACGGTGACGGCCATGGACGTGGTGTACGCCCTCAAGCGCCAGGGACGCACCCTCTACGGCTTCGGCGGTTAA
- the LOC104025118 gene encoding histone H2B 7, producing the protein MPEPAKSAPAPKKGSKKAVTKTQKKGDKKRKRTRKESYSIYVYKVLKQVHPDTGISSKAMSIMNSFVNDIFERIAGEASRLAHYNKRSTITSREIQTAVRLLLPGELAKHAVSEGTKAVTKYTSSK; encoded by the coding sequence ATGCCTGAGCCGGCGAAATCCGCTCCAGCGCCGAAGAAAGGCTCTAAGAAAGCTGTCACCAAGACACAGAAGAAGGGTGACAAGAAGCGTAAGAGAACAAGGAAGGAGAGCTACTCGATCTACGTGTACAAGGTGCTGAAGCAGGTGCACCCCGACACGGGCATCTCATCCAAAGCCATGAGCATCATGAACTCCTTCGTCAACGACATCTTCGAGCGCATCGCCGGCGAGGCCTCGCGCCTGGCGCACTACAACAAGCGCTCCACCATCACCTCGCGGGAGATCCAGACGGCCGTGCGGCTCCTGCTGCCCGGCGAGCTGGCCAAGCACGCCGTCTCCGAGGGCACCAAGGCTGTCACCAAGTACACCAGCTCCAAGTAA
- the LOC104023722 gene encoding histone H2A.J, whose translation MSGRGKQGGKVRAKAKSRSSRAGLQFPVGRVHRLLRKGNYAERVGAGAPVYMAAVLEYLTAEILELAGNAARDNKKTRIIPRHLQLAIRNDEELNKLLGKVTIAQGGVLPNIQAVLLPKKTESHKAKSK comes from the coding sequence ATGTCGGGCCGTGGGAAGCAGGGAGGCAAAGTCCGAGCCAAGGCCAAGTCGCGCTCGTCGCGGGCCGGGCTGCAGTTCCCCGTGGGCCGCGTCCACCGCCTCCTCCGGAAAGGTAACTACGCGGAGCGGGTCGGGGCCGGAGCGCCTGTCTACATGGCGGCCGTGCTGGAGTACCTGACGGCCGAGATCCTGGAGCTGGCGGGCAACGCGGCCCGCGACAACAAGAAGACGCGCATCATCCCGCGCCACCTGCAGCTGGCCATCCGCAACGACGAGGAGCTCAACAAGCTGCTGGGCAAGGTGACCATCGCGCAGGGCGGCGTGCTGCCCAACATCCAGGCCGTGCTGCTGCCCAAGAAGACTGAGAGTCATAAGGCGAAAAGCAAATAA
- the LOC104024394 gene encoding histone H2B 1/2/3/4/6 codes for MPEPAKSAPAPKKGSKKAVTKTQKKGDKKRKKSRKESYSIYVYKVLKQVHPDTGISSKAMGIMNSFVNDIFERIAGEASRLAHYNKRSTITSREIQTAVRLLLPGELAKHAVSEGTKAVTKYTSSK; via the coding sequence ATGCCTGAGCCGGCCAAGTCCGCCCCCGCGCCCAAGAAGGGCTCCAAGAAGGCGGTGACGAAGACGCAGAAGAAGGGCGACAAGAAGCGCAAGAAGAGCCGCAAGGAGAGCTACTCGATCTACGTGTACAAGGTGCTGAAGCAGGTGCACCCCGACACGGGCATCTCGTCCAAGGCCATGGGCATCATGAACTCCTTCGTCAACGACATCTTCGAGCGCATCGCCGGCGAGGCCTCGCGCCTGGCGCACTACAACAAGCGCTCCACCATCACCTCGCGGGAGATCCAGACGGCCGTGCGGCTCCTGCTGCCCGGCGAGCTGGCCAAGCACGCCGTCTCCGAGGGCACCAAGGCGGTCACCAAGTACACCAGCTCCAAGTAA
- the LOC142594284 gene encoding histone H1.01-like: MSETAPAAAPAVTAPAAKAAAKKPKKAAGGSKARKPAGPSVTELITQAVSASKERKGLSLAALKKALAAGGYDVEKNNSRIKLGLKSLVSKGTLVQTKGTGASGSFRLSKKPGEVKEKAPKKRAAAAKPKKPAAKKPASAAKKPKKAAAVKKSPKKAKKPAATAAKKAAKSPKKAPKAAKPKKAVAAAKSPAKAKAVKPKAAKPKAAKPKAAKAKKAAPKK, translated from the coding sequence ATGTCGGAGACCGCTCCCGCCGCTGCTCCCGCTGTCACGGCCCCCGCCGCCAAGGCCGCCGCCAAGAAGCCGAAGAAGGCGGCGGGCGGCTCCAAAGCCCGCAAGCCGGCGGGCCCCAGCGTCACCGAGCTGATCACCCAGGCCGTGTCCGCCTCCAAGGAGCGCAAGGGGCTCTCCCTCGCCGCGCTCAAGAAGGCGCTGGCCGCCGGCGGCTACGATGTGGAGAAGAACAACAGCCGCATCAAGCTGGGGCTCAAGAGCCTGGTCAGCAAGGGCACCCTGGTGCAGACCAAGGGCACCGGCGCCTCCGGCTCCTTCCGCCTCAGCAAGAAGCCGGgagaagtgaaggaaaaagcCCCCAAGAAGCGGGCAGCCGCGGCCAAGCCTAAGAAGCCGGCGGCCAAGAAGCCCGCCAGCGCTGCCAAGAAGCCCAAGAAAGCGGCAGCGGTGAAAAAGAGCCCCAAGAAAGCGAAGAAGCCGGCAGCCACCGCGGCCAAGAAAGCAGCCAAGAGCCCCAAGAAGGCGCCTAAGGCTGCCAAGCCCAAAAAGGCGGTGGCAGCAGCAAAGAGCCCGGCCAAGGCGAAGGCAGTGAAGCCCAAGGCAGCCAAGCCCAAGGCGGCCAAGCCCAAAGCGGCCAAGGCGAAGAAGGCGGCGCCCAAAAAGTGA